In Methylomonas sp. ZR1, one DNA window encodes the following:
- the carB gene encoding carbamoyl-phosphate synthase large subunit translates to MPKRTDIKSILLLGAGPIVIGQACEFDYSGTQACKALREEGYRVILVNSNPATIMTDPDMADAIYIEPIDWQTVEKIIEKERPDAVLPTMGGQTALNCALALDKHGVLAKYSVEMIGATKEAINMAEDRALFNEAMARIGLEVSRAKVAHSMEEAFAAQEEVGYPTVIRPSFTMGGSGGGIAYNREEFIEICERGLYLSPTSELLIEESILGWKEFEMEVVRDSKDNCIIICSIENFDPMGVHTGDSITVAPAQTLTDKEYQILRNASLAVLREIGVDTGGSNVQFAINPDTGRLIVIEMNPRVSRSSALASKATGFPIAKVAAKLAVGYTLDELRNEITGGATPASFEPSIDYVVTKVPRFAFEKFPQANDRLTTQMKSVGEVMAIGRTFQESLQKALRGLEVGVDGLDEIADLNDANSEDTILKELRYPGPQRLWYLADAFRSGLSFEDIHQASKIDPWFLAQVEDLINTEKTLSTKTLATLEPGELLRLKRKGFSDRRLAKLLETKESEVRSVRHKKGVRPVYKRIDSCAAEFASDTAYLYSTYEQECEANPSDKEKIIILGGGPNRIGQGIEFDYCCVHAALALREDGYETIMVNCNPETVSTDFDTSDRLYFEPLTLEDVLEIIELEKPKGVIVQYGGQTPLKLARALEAAGAPIIGTSPDSIDLAEDRERFQKLLERLNLLQPPNATARSVEQAVNSARELGYPLVVRPSYVLGGRAMEIVFNEEGLRRYMKEAVSVSNDSPVLLDRFLDDAVEMDVDAIYDGETVLIGGLMEHIEQAGVHSGDSACSLPPYDLPAHMQDQLRAQVAKMAEALGVRGLMNTQFAIQGETIYVLEVNPRASRTAPFVSKATGYPLAKIAARVMVGKSLQEQGITEERIPEYFSVKEAVFPFIKFPGVDPLLGPEMKSTGEVMGVGKTFGEAFAKSQRACGVDLSHSGKVLISIRDADKPKLPELAKMLIDKNYEIVATRGTAKVLKEAGIPCKEIFKVNEGRPNTVDMIKNGEVQLIVNTTEGVKAVADSFTMRREALQRKVTYYTTMAGARAACYALGELDAGDVNCLQDLHKTF, encoded by the coding sequence ATGCCAAAAAGAACCGACATAAAATCGATTTTATTACTGGGCGCAGGACCGATTGTCATCGGTCAGGCTTGCGAGTTTGATTATTCCGGCACCCAGGCTTGCAAAGCGCTACGGGAAGAGGGATACCGGGTTATTCTGGTCAACTCCAATCCGGCGACGATCATGACCGACCCGGATATGGCCGACGCGATTTACATCGAGCCTATCGACTGGCAGACCGTTGAGAAAATCATCGAAAAAGAACGTCCCGATGCGGTGTTGCCGACCATGGGCGGCCAGACCGCGCTGAACTGTGCGCTGGCGCTGGACAAACACGGCGTATTGGCAAAATACAGCGTGGAAATGATAGGTGCGACCAAAGAAGCCATCAACATGGCCGAGGATCGTGCGCTGTTCAATGAAGCGATGGCGCGCATTGGTTTGGAAGTGTCTAGAGCCAAAGTCGCACACAGCATGGAAGAAGCCTTTGCGGCGCAGGAAGAAGTGGGTTATCCCACCGTGATTCGGCCCTCGTTCACGATGGGCGGCAGCGGCGGCGGTATTGCCTATAACCGCGAAGAATTCATCGAAATTTGCGAGCGCGGCCTGTATCTGTCGCCGACCAGCGAATTGTTGATCGAAGAATCGATTTTGGGCTGGAAAGAGTTTGAAATGGAAGTGGTGCGGGATTCCAAAGATAACTGCATCATCATTTGCTCAATCGAAAATTTCGACCCTATGGGCGTGCATACCGGTGATTCGATCACCGTAGCCCCGGCGCAAACCCTGACCGACAAGGAATATCAAATCCTGCGTAACGCTTCGTTGGCGGTATTGCGGGAAATCGGTGTCGATACCGGCGGTTCCAACGTACAGTTTGCCATCAATCCCGACACTGGCCGCTTGATTGTCATCGAAATGAATCCTCGTGTCTCGCGTTCGTCGGCCTTGGCCTCCAAGGCCACCGGTTTCCCGATTGCCAAAGTCGCGGCCAAATTGGCGGTGGGCTATACGCTGGATGAATTGCGTAACGAAATCACCGGCGGTGCTACGCCTGCGTCGTTCGAGCCGTCCATCGATTATGTGGTTACCAAAGTGCCGCGCTTTGCCTTTGAAAAATTCCCGCAAGCTAATGACAGGCTGACCACGCAAATGAAGTCGGTCGGCGAGGTGATGGCGATTGGCCGCACCTTCCAGGAGTCTTTGCAAAAAGCTTTGCGTGGCTTGGAAGTGGGTGTCGATGGTCTGGATGAAATTGCCGATTTGAACGATGCTAATAGCGAAGACACCATTCTCAAAGAACTACGCTATCCCGGTCCGCAACGCCTCTGGTATTTGGCGGATGCCTTCCGTAGCGGTTTGAGTTTTGAAGACATTCATCAGGCGTCGAAAATAGATCCGTGGTTCTTGGCGCAGGTCGAGGATCTGATTAATACTGAAAAAACCTTGTCCACCAAAACCCTGGCGACCCTGGAGCCGGGCGAGTTGTTGCGGCTGAAGCGTAAAGGCTTCTCTGATAGACGCCTCGCGAAACTGTTGGAAACCAAAGAATCGGAAGTGCGCAGCGTCCGTCACAAAAAAGGCGTGCGTCCGGTTTATAAGCGCATCGATTCTTGCGCGGCGGAGTTTGCTTCCGATACGGCTTATCTGTATTCGACTTACGAGCAGGAATGCGAGGCCAATCCGTCCGATAAGGAAAAAATCATCATTCTTGGTGGCGGCCCAAACCGGATCGGCCAAGGTATCGAGTTCGATTATTGCTGCGTGCATGCCGCGTTGGCGCTACGCGAAGATGGTTACGAAACCATCATGGTCAACTGTAACCCGGAAACCGTTTCTACCGACTTCGATACTTCCGACCGTTTGTACTTCGAGCCTTTGACGCTGGAAGACGTACTGGAAATCATCGAACTGGAAAAGCCCAAGGGTGTCATCGTCCAATATGGTGGGCAAACGCCGTTAAAACTGGCCCGGGCCTTGGAAGCTGCTGGTGCGCCGATTATCGGTACTTCGCCGGACTCTATCGACTTGGCTGAAGATCGCGAGCGTTTTCAGAAATTGCTGGAGCGTTTGAATCTGTTGCAACCACCCAATGCCACTGCACGTTCGGTCGAGCAAGCCGTTAATTCGGCTCGCGAACTCGGTTATCCCTTGGTCGTGCGCCCATCCTATGTGTTGGGTGGTCGGGCGATGGAGATCGTGTTCAACGAAGAAGGTTTGCGTCGCTACATGAAAGAAGCGGTCAGTGTCTCCAACGATTCGCCGGTATTGCTGGATAGATTTCTGGACGATGCGGTGGAAATGGACGTTGATGCGATTTACGACGGCGAAACCGTGCTGATCGGCGGATTGATGGAACATATCGAGCAAGCCGGTGTGCATTCCGGTGACTCCGCGTGTTCGTTGCCGCCTTACGATTTGCCGGCGCATATGCAGGATCAACTGCGTGCGCAAGTCGCGAAAATGGCCGAAGCGCTGGGTGTACGCGGTCTGATGAATACCCAGTTCGCGATTCAGGGCGAAACCATTTACGTGCTGGAAGTGAATCCGCGTGCCTCGCGTACCGCGCCGTTCGTGTCCAAAGCCACCGGTTATCCGCTGGCGAAAATTGCCGCGCGGGTGATGGTCGGTAAATCCTTGCAAGAGCAGGGCATTACCGAAGAGCGTATTCCCGAATATTTCTCGGTGAAAGAGGCGGTATTCCCGTTCATTAAGTTCCCCGGCGTTGATCCGCTGTTGGGACCAGAAATGAAATCGACCGGTGAAGTCATGGGCGTCGGTAAGACCTTCGGCGAAGCGTTTGCCAAATCGCAACGCGCGTGTGGTGTGGATTTGAGTCACAGCGGCAAGGTGTTAATCAGTATCCGTGATGCCGACAAACCTAAGCTGCCGGAACTGGCTAAAATGCTGATCGACAAAAATTACGAGATTGTGGCGACTCGCGGTACTGCCAAGGTATTGAAAGAAGCCGGTATTCCTTGCAAGGAAATCTTCAAGGTCAACGAAGGCAGGCCCAATACTGTGGATATGATCAAAAACGGCGAGGTGCAGTTGATCGTCAACACGACCGAAGGCGTTAAAGCCGTGGCCGATTCGTTTACCATGCGCCGCGAAGCCTTGCAGCGCAAAGTGACCTATTACACGACGATGGCGGGTGCGCGTGCCGCTTGTTATGCCTTGGGCGAACTCGATGCCGGCGACGTGAACTGTCTGCAAGACTTGCATAAAACATTTTAA
- the greA gene encoding transcription elongation factor GreA, whose protein sequence is MQKFPLTVVGANKLRAELEELKTVVRPRIIQAISEARAHGDLKENAEYHAAREQQSFAEGRIAEIEGKLSNANIIDVTKTEANGKVVFGATVEIEDLDSGKTVTYQIVGEDEANIKEGRISVGSPIARALIGKEVEDVVTVKAPGGNIEYEILSVQYI, encoded by the coding sequence ATGCAAAAATTTCCACTGACAGTGGTGGGTGCCAATAAATTGCGCGCCGAATTGGAAGAACTTAAAACTGTGGTTAGACCGCGCATCATTCAGGCCATCTCTGAAGCACGTGCCCACGGCGATTTAAAAGAAAACGCCGAGTACCACGCGGCGCGCGAACAGCAAAGTTTTGCCGAAGGCCGTATCGCTGAAATCGAAGGCAAGTTATCTAACGCCAATATCATTGATGTGACAAAAACCGAAGCCAACGGCAAGGTCGTGTTCGGGGCGACAGTGGAAATCGAAGATCTCGATTCCGGCAAGACAGTGACCTATCAGATCGTCGGCGAAGACGAAGCCAACATCAAGGAAGGCCGCATTTCCGTGGGTTCGCCGATTGCCAGAGCATTAATCGGCAAAGAAGTGGAAGACGTGGTGACGGTAAAAGCACCGGGCGGCAATATCGAATACGAGATTCTCTCGGTCCAATATATTTAA
- the carA gene encoding glutamine-hydrolyzing carbamoyl-phosphate synthase small subunit gives MNKPALLVLEDGTVFHGISIGADGCSVGEVVFNTALTGYQEILSDPSYARQIVTLTYPHIGNVGTNPEDDESVKVFASGLVIRDLPLLASSWRNAKTLPEYLREHNVVAIADIDTRKLTRLLRDKGAQRGCIMAGESVDLDAAKQAIEGFPGLKGMDLAKEVTTAQAYVWTENVWKLGEGHQQAPDLTKHVVAYDFGIKRNILRLLANRGCKVTVVPAKTPAAEVLAMNPDGVFLSNGPGDPEPCTYAIEAIKTILDKKVPVFGICLGHQLLALASGAKTEKMKFGHHGANHPVQELATGRVMISSQNHGFAASADSLPANLKATYVSLFDGSLQGIARTDVPAFSFQGHPEASPGPQDVESLFDDFIDLMNQPRSA, from the coding sequence TTGAACAAACCTGCATTACTGGTACTAGAAGACGGGACGGTGTTTCACGGCATTTCGATAGGTGCCGACGGCTGTTCCGTGGGAGAAGTGGTTTTTAACACGGCACTGACCGGCTATCAGGAAATTCTCAGCGATCCGTCGTACGCACGGCAAATCGTCACATTGACGTATCCGCACATCGGTAATGTCGGTACTAATCCTGAAGACGACGAATCTGTCAAAGTGTTTGCCAGCGGCCTGGTGATACGGGATTTGCCTTTGCTGGCCAGCAGCTGGCGTAACGCGAAAACCCTGCCCGAATATCTGCGCGAGCACAACGTGGTGGCAATTGCCGACATCGACACCCGCAAATTAACCCGCTTGCTGCGCGACAAAGGCGCACAACGCGGTTGCATCATGGCCGGTGAGTCGGTTGATTTAGACGCTGCGAAACAGGCCATCGAAGGCTTTCCAGGCTTGAAAGGTATGGATCTGGCGAAGGAAGTGACTACCGCCCAAGCCTATGTCTGGACCGAAAACGTCTGGAAGCTGGGTGAAGGTCATCAACAAGCGCCTGATTTGACCAAGCATGTAGTGGCTTACGATTTCGGTATCAAGCGCAATATCCTGCGTTTGTTGGCCAACCGCGGTTGCAAGGTCACGGTCGTTCCGGCCAAAACGCCCGCCGCCGAAGTGTTAGCAATGAATCCCGACGGCGTGTTTTTATCCAACGGTCCTGGCGATCCGGAGCCTTGCACCTATGCCATCGAAGCGATCAAAACCATCCTGGACAAAAAAGTGCCGGTATTCGGTATTTGTTTGGGCCATCAGTTATTGGCTTTAGCCAGCGGCGCGAAAACCGAGAAAATGAAATTCGGCCATCACGGTGCCAACCATCCGGTGCAAGAACTGGCAACCGGCCGGGTGATGATCAGCAGCCAAAACCACGGTTTTGCCGCTAGCGCCGACTCTTTGCCCGCCAACCTGAAAGCCACCTACGTATCGCTGTTCGACGGCAGTTTGCAGGGCATCGCCCGCACCGACGTGCCGGCCTTCAGCTTTCAGGGGCATCCGGAAGCCAGTCCCGGCCCGCAAGATGTCGAGTCCTTGTTCGACGATTTCATCGATTTGATGAACCAGCCTCGTTCAGCTTAA
- the glmM gene encoding phosphoglucosamine mutase, translating into MAKKYFGTDGIRGKVGEYPITADFMLKLGWATGRVFAKEGSGFVLVGKDTRISGYMFESALEAGLSAAGVDTRLLGPMPTPGIAYLTRTLRAKAGIVISASHNPYYDNGIKFFSVDGAKLPDDVEHQIEQYLDAPMTTVESAKLGKAKRVSDAAGRYIEFCKATVPPHLDFKGMRIVIDCANGATYHIAPHVFSEVGAEVVTIGADPDGLNINDECGATKPENLAAKVLEFRADLGIALDGDGDRIIMVDHKGEIVDGDELIYIIAKSRLEEGKLFGPVIGTLMSNLGMEHALKAVGVPLLRAKVGDRYVMEMLSEHKGMLGGEGSGHIICLDKTTTGDGIVSALQVLAEMQRTGKSLNELKSGMSKYPQVLINVKTDKKVKIEEIDSIKKAVDAVEKKLGERGRVLLRSSGTEPLIRVMVEGVDQDEVVKFANQLAADVKKAIPA; encoded by the coding sequence ATGGCAAAAAAATATTTTGGCACTGACGGTATCCGCGGCAAAGTCGGTGAGTACCCCATTACTGCCGACTTCATGCTAAAACTGGGCTGGGCGACAGGCAGAGTCTTTGCCAAGGAAGGCAGTGGTTTCGTGTTGGTGGGCAAGGACACGCGCATTTCCGGCTATATGTTCGAATCAGCGTTGGAAGCTGGGTTGTCGGCGGCGGGTGTGGATACCCGTTTATTGGGGCCTATGCCCACGCCTGGTATTGCCTACTTGACTCGTACTTTGAGAGCAAAAGCCGGCATTGTCATCAGTGCTTCTCACAATCCGTACTATGACAACGGTATCAAGTTTTTCTCGGTGGATGGCGCCAAATTGCCGGATGACGTGGAGCACCAGATCGAACAGTATCTGGATGCGCCGATGACTACGGTGGAATCGGCAAAACTGGGTAAAGCCAAACGGGTCAGCGATGCGGCCGGGCGTTATATTGAGTTTTGCAAGGCAACCGTGCCGCCGCATTTGGATTTTAAAGGCATGCGGATTGTTATCGATTGTGCCAACGGTGCGACCTACCACATCGCACCGCATGTTTTCAGCGAAGTGGGAGCCGAAGTTGTCACCATCGGTGCCGACCCGGACGGTTTGAACATTAACGACGAATGCGGTGCTACCAAGCCGGAAAATCTGGCTGCCAAAGTGCTGGAATTCCGCGCCGATCTGGGAATAGCGCTGGATGGCGACGGCGACCGGATTATCATGGTCGATCACAAAGGTGAAATTGTCGATGGCGACGAGTTGATTTACATCATTGCCAAATCACGTTTGGAAGAAGGCAAATTGTTTGGGCCCGTGATTGGTACACTGATGTCAAACCTTGGCATGGAGCATGCGCTGAAAGCCGTCGGCGTGCCTCTGCTGCGCGCCAAAGTAGGCGACCGCTATGTGATGGAAATGTTATCTGAGCACAAAGGTATGCTCGGTGGCGAAGGCTCCGGACATATTATCTGTCTGGATAAAACCACCACGGGCGACGGTATTGTTTCCGCCTTACAAGTGTTGGCGGAAATGCAACGTACCGGCAAAAGCCTGAACGAGCTTAAATCCGGTATGAGCAAATACCCGCAAGTGCTGATTAACGTCAAAACCGATAAAAAAGTCAAAATCGAAGAGATCGACAGCATCAAAAAAGCCGTGGACGCAGTAGAGAAAAAACTGGGTGAACGAGGTAGAGTGTTGCTGCGATCCTCCGGCACCGAGCCATTGATCCGAGTGATGGTGGAAGGTGTAGATCAAGACGAGGTGGTCAAGTTTGCCAACCAACTGGCGGCCGATGTCAAGAAAGCTATTCCGGCTTGA
- the rlmE gene encoding 23S rRNA (uridine(2552)-2'-O)-methyltransferase RlmE encodes MARSKSSQQWMQEHFQDEYVKKAQAMGYRSRAVFKLIEIQEKDKIIKPGINIVDLGAAPGGWSEYVSKIVGKKNKVIALDLLAIDPIDGVDFIQGDFREDEVLEQLYKVLDGEPVHLLLSDMAPNMSGSREMDQPRAIYLGELALDAAQHILAKGGTFLIKMFQGAGFDEYYNQVRQQFSSVVIRKPKASRPRSNEVYILAKGFK; translated from the coding sequence ATGGCACGCAGCAAAAGTAGCCAGCAGTGGATGCAGGAACATTTCCAAGACGAGTATGTCAAGAAAGCGCAGGCCATGGGCTACCGTTCTCGCGCAGTGTTCAAGCTGATAGAAATCCAAGAAAAAGACAAAATCATAAAACCTGGTATTAATATAGTTGACCTAGGCGCTGCACCGGGTGGGTGGTCCGAATATGTTAGTAAAATCGTCGGTAAAAAAAATAAGGTGATTGCGCTGGATTTGTTGGCTATCGATCCTATTGATGGCGTCGATTTTATTCAAGGCGATTTCCGGGAAGACGAGGTGCTGGAGCAGCTATATAAAGTGCTTGATGGCGAACCGGTTCACTTGTTATTGTCGGATATGGCCCCCAATATGAGTGGTAGTCGGGAAATGGATCAGCCGCGGGCGATTTACTTGGGCGAATTGGCCCTGGATGCCGCGCAACATATACTGGCTAAGGGTGGGACGTTTTTGATCAAGATGTTTCAGGGCGCCGGATTTGATGAATACTATAATCAAGTGCGTCAGCAGTTCAGCAGTGTGGTGATTAGAAAGCCGAAAGCTTCGCGGCCCAGAAGTAACGAAGTGTATATTTTGGCGAAAGGTTTTAAATAA
- a CDS encoding tyrosine-type recombinase/integrase produces MAQLLRDIRNYQGTFVVQSAFRLSPLMFQRPGEIRQMLWADVDLVAREWRPYVSKTDFHHIVPLSNQAVDLLEAVQPLTGGGQYVFPSSRGDGRPMSDNTIRTALKSLGYDSDVMTAHGFRTTASTLLNEQGWSPDAIERQLAQTPFDQVRAAYNRW; encoded by the coding sequence GTGGCGCAATTGCTCAGGGATATAAGAAACTATCAGGGAACCTTTGTTGTGCAATCGGCGTTCAGGCTTTCGCCTCTAATGTTTCAACGGCCCGGCGAAATCCGACAAATGCTTTGGGCTGATGTTGACCTAGTGGCGCGGGAATGGCGGCCCTATGTGTCTAAAACAGACTTTCATCATATCGTGCCGCTATCAAACCAAGCTGTTGACTTACTGGAAGCCGTCCAACCGCTCACGGGTGGCGGCCAGTATGTCTTTCCGTCAAGTCGGGGCGATGGACGGCCAATGTCGGATAACACTATCAGAACGGCACTTAAATCGTTAGGTTATGATTCAGACGTGATGACAGCGCACGGCTTCAGAACCACGGCATCAACCCTGCTAAATGAACAAGGTTGGTCACCGGATGCTATTGAACGACAATTGGCTCAGACTCCATTTGACCAGGTAAGGGCTGCCTATAATCGATGGTAA
- the tpiA gene encoding triose-phosphate isomerase gives MRRSLIMGNWKMNGSREDGQKLAQALADGLGDVQQEVAVCVPFVYLSDIRNVLAASPIALGAQNVADQASGAYTGEVSAAMLSEVGCKYALVGHSERRSYYGDTNESVAKRFCQALSKGVVPVLCVGETLEEREQDRTFQVVDEQLDAVIAAAGIEAFETAVIAYEPVWAIGTGKVATDEQAQEVHKYIRQRIADRNPVIAEKVQILYGGSVKPDNAKGLFAMPDIDGGLVGGASLDAKGFLQICHSV, from the coding sequence ATGCGTCGGTCTTTGATTATGGGTAACTGGAAAATGAACGGCTCTCGGGAAGATGGGCAAAAACTTGCTCAAGCTTTGGCTGATGGTCTAGGTGACGTTCAGCAGGAAGTCGCGGTTTGCGTTCCTTTCGTCTATTTGTCAGATATTCGTAACGTATTGGCTGCATCCCCTATCGCATTGGGCGCGCAAAATGTTGCCGACCAAGCATCCGGTGCTTATACCGGAGAAGTATCAGCAGCAATGCTGAGCGAAGTCGGCTGCAAATATGCATTGGTGGGTCACTCCGAGCGTCGCAGCTACTACGGCGATACTAACGAATCGGTCGCCAAACGTTTTTGCCAAGCCTTGAGCAAAGGTGTAGTGCCTGTGCTGTGCGTTGGTGAAACCCTGGAAGAGCGTGAGCAAGACAGAACCTTCCAAGTGGTTGACGAGCAACTGGACGCTGTGATTGCCGCCGCAGGCATCGAAGCGTTTGAAACGGCTGTCATCGCTTACGAACCGGTTTGGGCTATCGGCACCGGCAAAGTGGCGACCGACGAGCAAGCGCAAGAAGTACACAAGTATATTCGTCAACGGATTGCCGATAGAAATCCGGTAATCGCTGAAAAAGTACAAATTTTATACGGCGGTAGCGTCAAGCCAGATAATGCAAAAGGCTTGTTTGCGATGCCCGACATTGATGGTGGTTTGGTGGGTGGCGCATCGCTGGATGCAAAAGGCTTCCTACAAATTTGCCATTCGGTTTAG
- the secG gene encoding preprotein translocase subunit SecG, with translation MLYQIIIIIHIFLGIGIVGLVLMQQGKGADAGATFGGGASGSVFGAQGSASFLSRTTAIFATLFFITSLGLAVLSGYQGKKTDVILDSTPAAEPVKSDVPLTQGMPADGSLPIQDATLPAAPAIKEVEKPAAK, from the coding sequence ATGTTGTACCAAATTATAATAATTATTCACATCTTTCTGGGTATAGGCATCGTTGGCTTAGTCCTGATGCAACAAGGAAAAGGCGCTGATGCAGGCGCGACTTTTGGCGGCGGCGCGTCCGGTTCGGTATTCGGCGCGCAAGGTTCTGCCTCATTTTTGTCCAGAACCACGGCTATTTTCGCCACCTTATTTTTTATTACCAGCTTAGGCTTGGCCGTCTTAAGCGGCTATCAAGGTAAAAAAACCGACGTCATATTGGATTCGACACCTGCTGCTGAACCCGTTAAGTCTGATGTACCGTTAACGCAAGGCATGCCGGCAGACGGCAGCTTGCCGATCCAGGATGCGACTTTGCCTGCAGCGCCGGCTATTAAAGAAGTCGAAAAGCCAGCGGCAAAATAA
- the ftsH gene encoding ATP-dependent zinc metalloprotease FtsH: protein MIKNLILWVVIAVVLMAVFNSFGSRAIRSDATFSYSQLIDAVKAGQVQQVAISDNTVKGKMVSGDKFKTYMPNDPHLIDDLLANGVEISVQPPEEPSMLMQIFVSFGPILLLIAVWVFFMRQMQGGGVGGRGGAMGFGKSKARMLDQDQNKVTFADVAGCDEAKEEVEEMVDFLKDPSKYQKLGGKVPRGALMVGPPGTGKTLLARAIAGEAKVPFFTISGSDFVEMFVGVGASRVRDMFEQAKKHAPCIIFIDEIDAVGRSRGAGLGGGNDEREQTLNQLLVEMDGFEGHEGIIVIAATNRSDVLDKALLRPGRFDRQVVVGLPDVRGREQILNVHLKKVPAADDVKIKYIAQGTPGFSGADLANLVNEAALFAARYNKRLVSMVDLEKAKDKLIMGAERRSMVMDEKEKKMTAYHEAGHAIVGRLVPEHDPVYKVSIMPRGRALGVTMFLPERDQYSASKRKLDSMISSLYGGRIAEELIFGWEQVSTGASNDIERATELARNMVTKWGLSQRLGPLAYSEEEGEIFLGRSVTQHKSVAEETSHTIDEEIRSIIDRNYERAETILKENEDILHAMADALMKYETIDKYQIDDLMERKPVREPKGWEDDTPSSSGGIKNDHWDQKDTDPSIGGAAEQG, encoded by the coding sequence ATGATTAAAAATTTAATTTTGTGGGTGGTCATCGCCGTAGTGTTGATGGCTGTATTCAACAGTTTCGGGTCGCGGGCGATTCGTAGCGACGCGACTTTTTCGTACTCGCAATTGATCGACGCTGTCAAAGCAGGACAAGTTCAGCAGGTTGCGATCTCCGATAATACTGTCAAAGGCAAAATGGTCTCCGGTGATAAGTTTAAGACTTATATGCCTAACGATCCGCATTTGATCGACGATCTGTTGGCTAATGGTGTGGAAATATCCGTTCAGCCTCCCGAAGAGCCGTCCATGCTGATGCAAATCTTCGTGTCATTCGGTCCGATTTTGTTGCTGATTGCAGTTTGGGTATTCTTCATGCGCCAAATGCAAGGCGGCGGCGTCGGTGGTCGCGGCGGTGCGATGGGCTTTGGTAAAAGTAAGGCGCGTATGCTGGACCAGGATCAAAATAAGGTGACGTTTGCCGACGTGGCAGGTTGCGACGAGGCTAAGGAAGAGGTCGAAGAAATGGTCGACTTCCTTAAAGACCCGTCAAAATACCAGAAACTGGGTGGTAAAGTACCGCGCGGTGCCTTGATGGTGGGGCCTCCAGGTACCGGTAAAACTTTGTTGGCCAGAGCGATTGCCGGCGAAGCCAAAGTGCCGTTCTTCACTATTTCCGGTTCGGACTTCGTGGAAATGTTCGTCGGTGTTGGTGCCTCCAGGGTGCGCGACATGTTCGAACAAGCTAAAAAACACGCACCGTGCATCATCTTCATCGACGAGATCGATGCGGTTGGTCGTTCACGTGGTGCCGGTTTGGGCGGTGGCAACGACGAGCGCGAACAAACCTTGAACCAGTTGTTGGTTGAGATGGACGGCTTCGAAGGTCACGAAGGTATTATCGTTATCGCGGCAACCAACCGTTCCGACGTGTTGGATAAAGCGTTGTTGCGTCCAGGCCGTTTCGACCGTCAAGTGGTAGTTGGATTGCCTGATGTCAGAGGTCGGGAACAAATTCTTAATGTGCATTTGAAAAAAGTCCCTGCGGCGGATGACGTCAAAATCAAATATATCGCCCAAGGTACGCCAGGATTTTCCGGTGCTGACTTAGCCAACTTGGTTAACGAAGCGGCCTTGTTCGCCGCGCGCTACAACAAGCGTTTAGTCAGCATGGTGGACTTGGAAAAAGCCAAGGACAAACTGATCATGGGGGCGGAAAGACGTTCCATGGTGATGGACGAGAAAGAAAAGAAAATGACCGCGTATCACGAAGCCGGTCACGCTATCGTCGGTCGTTTGGTTCCTGAGCACGATCCAGTCTATAAAGTCAGCATCATGCCGCGTGGCCGTGCGTTGGGTGTAACCATGTTCTTGCCTGAGCGCGATCAATACAGTGCTAGCAAGCGTAAGCTGGATAGTATGATTTCCAGCTTGTACGGCGGCCGGATTGCCGAGGAATTGATTTTCGGCTGGGAACAAGTGTCTACCGGTGCTTCCAACGACATCGAGCGTGCCACCGAGTTAGCCAGAAACATGGTGACCAAATGGGGCTTGTCGCAACGTCTTGGCCCATTGGCATATAGCGAAGAAGAAGGCGAAATTTTCTTGGGCCGCTCAGTCACCCAGCATAAATCGGTTGCGGAAGAGACTTCACACACCATTGATGAAGAAATCCGGTCTATCATTGATAGAAATTACGAAAGAGCGGAAACGATTCTGAAAGAAAACGAAGATATTCTGCATGCAATGGCAGATGCCTTGATGAAGTACGAAACCATCGATAAATATCAGATCGATGATTTAATGGAAAGAAAACCGGTGAGAGAGCCAAAAGGTTGGGAGGACGATACGCCGTCTTCCAGTGGTGGCATCAAAAATGATCATTGGGATCAAAAAGATACCGACCCATCAATCGGAGGCGCAGCCGAGCAAGGCTGA
- the yhbY gene encoding ribosome assembly RNA-binding protein YhbY, producing the protein MNPIQKKKLKAEAHPLNPVVIIGQAGLTEAVIKEINVALDAHELIKVKIRAERDERATIREQICAQTKAELVQSIGQIAVIYRLNPKK; encoded by the coding sequence GTGAATCCTATTCAAAAGAAAAAGCTGAAAGCTGAAGCTCACCCGCTCAATCCTGTGGTGATTATCGGCCAGGCCGGTTTGACCGAAGCAGTTATCAAAGAAATTAATGTAGCGTTGGACGCTCACGAGCTGATCAAAGTCAAAATTCGCGCAGAAAGAGACGAGCGTGCCACTATCAGAGAACAAATCTGCGCGCAAACCAAGGCCGAACTGGTGCAATCTATTGGCCAAATAGCCGTTATTTATCGTTTGAACCCCAAGAAATAA